In Neofelis nebulosa isolate mNeoNeb1 chromosome 10, mNeoNeb1.pri, whole genome shotgun sequence, one DNA window encodes the following:
- the LOC131486546 gene encoding lysine-specific demethylase 4D-like has product MEVDSGMLGLGSRAQGHLVQRRRYYITPLLPRVSKTYLRPQESVTYYIAAMKQPKNPSYTIMTFHPTTEEFKDFLRYIVYMESKGAHRAGLAKVIPPKEWKARQTYDGISDILIATPLQQVVSGRAGVFTQYHKKKKAMTVAEYRQLANSGKYRTPPHSDFEDLERKYWKTRLYDSPIYGADISGSLFAENTQQWNLGHLGTIQDLLEQECGVVIEGVNTPYLYFGMWKTTFAWHTEDMDLYSINYLHFGEPKTWYAVPPEHGRRLECLATELFPGSARACDAFLRHKVALISPTVLKDNGIPFNRITQEAGEFMVTFPYGYHSGFNHGFNCAEAINFATPRWIDYGKVASQCSCGEARVTFSMDAFVRILQPERYELWKRGQDRAVVDHTEPTSPDKGELSAWREAQAPRRALLGLRHLPPRRATRTPRPVAASGGTGRRTPMCLASPRSLPAQSSSSGAQSGLVPACTSQEAGPTRPPTPIPSARDVHPSMGRCGPGRRPREQGARGPSIQARAKRRLSVGTTHTAQYPEALPLPMNGLFMVNPEPLSPGHQFYAEASGCCCGPDLQPLGPPLDPENAMHPGPCVLSLDNITINFSDNVPLTCPNVTGTRRRFPKDSDGDCKAPVNLSEVVMIDHTYASMNLTPAPVARPFCTPDRDPLGSSVRQSPSLSPGMCSPPMEDLQPLSS; this is encoded by the coding sequence AGAAGGTATTATATTACCCCCCTGCTTCCTCGGGTATCTAAAACATACCTGAGACCCCAGGAGTCAGTTACTTATTACATTGCAGCCATGAAGCAGCCTAAGAACCCAAGTTACACAATCATGACCTTTCACCCAACCACGGAAGAATTTAAAGATTTCCTCAGATATATTGTGTACATGGAATCCAAAGGGGCACACCGCGCAGGCCTGGCCAAGGTGATTCCCCCCAAGGAATGGAAAGCCAGGCAGACCTATGACGGTATCAGTGACATCTTAATAGCAACTCCCCTCCAGCAGGTGGTCTCCGGGCGGGCAGGTGTGTTTACTCAAtaccataaaaagaagaaagccatGACAGTGGCGGAGTATCGCCAACTGGCAAACAGCGGAAAGTATCGGACTCCGCCACACTCGGATTTTGAGGATTTGGAGCGAAAGTATTGGAAAACCCGCCTGTACGATTCTCCGATTTATGGCGCTGACATCAGCGGCTCCTTGTTTGCGGAAAACACTCAACAGTGGAACCTTGGCCACCTGGGAACCATCCAGGACCTGCTGGAGCAGGAGTGCGGCGTGGTCATCGAGGGCGTCAACACGCCCTACCTGTACTTTGGCATGTGGAAGACCACCTTCGCCTGGCACACGGAGGACATGGACCTTTACAGCATCAACTACCTGCACTTCGGGGAGCCCAAAACCTGGTACGCGGTGCCCCCGGAGCACGGCCGGCGCCTGGAGTGCCTGGCCACCGAGCTGTTCCCGGGCAGTGCCCGCGCCTGTGACGCCTTCCTGCGGCACAAGGTGGCTCTCATCTCGCCCACGGTCCTCAAGGACAACGGGATCCCCTTCAATCGGATCACTCAGGAGGCTGGCGAGTTCATGGTGACGTTTCCCTATGGCTACCACTCTGGCTTCAACCACGGCTTCAACTGCGCAGAAGCCATCAACTTCGCCACCCCGCGATGGATCGATTATGGCAAAGTGGCGTCTCAGTGCAGCTGCGGGGAGGCCAGGGTCACCTTCTCCATGGACGCCTTCGTGCGCATCCTGCAGCCTGAGCGCTATGAGCTGTGGAAGCGCGGGCAGGACCGGGCTGTTGTGGACCACACGGAGCCCACCTCGCCAGACAAGGGGGAGCTCAGCGCCTGGAGGGAGGCCCAAGCTCCCCGGAGAGCCCTGCTGGGCCTGAGGCACCTCCCACCCCGCCGGGCCACGCGCACCCCTCGGCCTGTGGCCGCTAGTGGTGGGACTGGCCGTCGCACCCCGATGTGCCTGGCCTCCCCACGCTCCTTGCCGGCCCAGAGTTCTTCCTCTGGTGCCCAGTCTGGGCTTGTCCCCGCCTGCACTTCCCAGGAGGCTGGCCCCACCCGACCACCGACCCCGATTCCCTCTGCCCGAGATGTTCATCCCTCAATGGGCAGATGTGGTCCTGGTCGTCGTCCTCGGGAACAAGGGGCCCGGGGGCCCAGCATCCAGGCCCGGGCCAAGAGGCGTCTCTCGGTGGGAACAACGCACACAGCCCAGTACCCTgaggctctgcccctccctatgaATGGACTCTTCATGGTCAATCCTGAACCACTGAGCCCTGGACACCAGTTTTATGCTGAAGCTTCTGGGTGCTGTTGTGGCCCTGATCTTCAACCCTTAGGGCCTCCATTGGATCCTGAGAATGCGATGCACCCTGGCCCTTGCGTGCTATCCCTGGACAACATCACAATCAACTTCTCTGACAATGTCCCACTGACTTGCCCCAATGTCACTGGGACTCGGAGAAGATTCCCCAAGGACTCTGATGGGGATTGCAAGGCCCCTGTGAACCTCTCTGAGGTTGTAATGATAGACCACACTTATGCCTCTATGAATCTGACCCCAGCTCCAGTTGCCAGACCTTTCTGCACCCCTGACCGTGATCCTCTGGGTTCAAGTGTGAGGCAGTCGCCCTCTTTGAGCCCTGGGATGTGTTCACCACCCATGGAAGATCTCCAGCCTTTGAGCTCATGA